From a single Fusarium fujikuroi IMI 58289 draft genome, chromosome FFUJ_chr03 genomic region:
- a CDS encoding related to transaminase type I, with amino-acid sequence MVRITPFAVEQWMDAYETTPGVLNVAETCAASVSIDDLVAMSSGPAKSPIDTSIKLTYGAIPGSQTLRERIAVHCSTEGVQLAPEDVIVTQGAIGANFLALYTLIGPGDHVICVYPTYQQLYDTPRSLGAEVTLWKLKKENGFVPDVDELAGLIKPNTKMIIINNPNNPTGAPIPNSVIDRIAKVAEDKGIILFSDEVYRPLFHGGASGGDHTEVPKPVTTLGYHKTIATGSMSKGYALAGIRVGWIASRDRSIISAIMLARDYTTISVSQIDDQIARFALSPEVKPTLVQRNIALARTNAAILKEFMERYKSVCSWVEPMAGTTAFIRFNDKNGDPVDDVKLCLDLLDKAKLLFVAGSRCFGGDTDFRGYVRMGYVCETDVLVDGLKELGAYIDKVLL; translated from the exons ATGGTTCGCATCACCCCCTTCGCCGTAGAGCAATGGATGGACGCCTATGAAACCACTCCAGGCGTCCTCAACGTTGCCGAGACATGCGCCGCCTCCGTCTCCATCGACGACTTGGTAGCCATGTCCAGCGGCCCCGCCAAGAGCCCCATCGACACGAGCATCAAGCTCACGTATGGCGCGATCCCAGGATCTCAGACTCTTCGCGAGCGCATCGCTGTCCACTGCAGCACTGAGGGCGTGCAGTTGGCGCCTGAGGATGTCATCGTCACTCAGGGCGCTATAGGTGCTAATTTCTTGGCCCTGTATACGCTGATAGGTCCTGGTGACCATGTGATCTGTGTCTATCCGACGTATCAGCAGCTCTACGACACTCCACGCAGTCTCGGGGCAGAAGTGACTCTttggaagctgaagaaggagaatggTTTTGTGCCTGATGTGGATGAACTAGCGGGTCTGATCAAGCCAAACACCAAG ATGATCATCATTAACAATCCCAATAACCCAACTGGCGCACCAATCCCAAACAGCGTTATCGACCGTATCGCCAAGGTTGCAGAGGATAAAGgtatcatcctcttctctgaCGAGGTGTACCGACCGCTCTTCCACGGCGGTGCATCGGGCGGCGATCACACTGAAGTGCCCAAACCAGTGACGACACTAGGGTACCACAAGACCATTGCAACAGGATCAATGTCCAAGGGCTATGCCCTAGCAGGCATCCGCGTCGGATGGATCGCCAGCCGAGATCGATCCATCATCTCTGCCATCATGCTCGCACGCGACTACACCACCATCAGCGTCTCCCAGATCGATGATCAAATTGCCAGGTTTGCCTTATCACCCGAGGTCAAGCCCACCTTGGTACAGCGGAATATCGCCCTCGCTAGGACAAACGCAGCTATCCTCAAGGAATTCATGGAACGGTACAAGTCTGTTTGTTCATGGGTAGAGCCCATGGCCGGTACGACGGCGTTCATCCGCTTTAATGACAAGAATGGGGACCCTGTGGATGATGTCAAGCTTTGTCTTGATTTGTTGGACAAGGCTAAGCTCCTATTTGTTGCAGGATCTCGCTGTTTTGGAGGTGATACAGACTTTAGGGGTTATGTTCGCATGGGCTACGTCTGTGAGACGGATGTGTTGGTTGATGGTTTGAAGGAGCTCGGAGCTTATATTGACAAAGTCTTACTGTAG
- a CDS encoding probable brt1 protein, with protein sequence MSGFEAVYTPDACAPLPQFSQAVKYNGMVYCSGSIGIDPATDDLVPGSVTDRARMALKNLQVVLGAAGSSLDRVVKANVFLADMKDFGAFNTAWDEFFPTEPKPCRTCVAVHQLPLNTDVEIEVTAGYQL encoded by the exons atgtcgGGCTTTGAAGCAGTCTATACACCCGACGCTTGTGCACCTCTCCCTCAGTTCTCCCAAGCCGTCAAATACAATGGCATGGTCTACTGCAGCGGGTCCATCGGCATTGATCCCGCAACCGACGATCTGGTCCCCGGTTCTGTCACGGACCGAGCTCGCATGGCGCTTAAGAATCTTCAGGTCGTGCTCGGAGCCGCTGGCAGTAGCCTGGACCGTGTGGTGAAGGCCAATGTCTTCTTGGCTGACATGAAGGATTTCGGGGCCTTCAACACCGCGTGGGATGAGTTTTTTCCTACTGAGCCCAAGCCT TGTCGGACTTGCGTCGCTGTCCATCAGCTGCCTTTGAACAcagatgttgagattgaggttaCAGCTGGCTATCAGTTATAA
- a CDS encoding probable nuclease S1 precursor, translated as MMLKSLLLASGAIRAVHGWGVLGHATVAYIAQHFLDDDVATWAQGVLGDTSDSYLANIASWADTYRTTAAGKWSAPLHFIDAEDSPPTNCNVDYDRDCGSSGCSISAVANYTQRVGDSRLTKANKAEALKFLVHFLGDITQPLHDEAYEVGGNDIKVTFNGYSGDNLHSDWDTYMPEKLIGGHALTDAQSWANTLISDIVSGSYKSKAASWIADSDVTDPIGSATAWASDANAFVCTVVMPNGAAALQTGDLYPTYYNSVIPTIELQIAKGGYRLAHWLNSIYSAKIATRSTHKLNARKPLPDLMGRDLLPAARPLSRAKLAREAMSGSCCGSGHSH; from the exons ATGATGCTCAAATCTCTTCTCTTGGCCTCTGGAGCCATCCGTGCTGTTCATGGTTGGGGTGTTTTAGGTCATGCCACTGTTGCCTACATTGCCCAGCACTTCCTCGACGATGACGTTGCCACCTG GGCACAGGGTGTTCTGGGAGATACCTCAGACTCATACCTTGCCAACATCGCCTCGTGGGCTGACACCTATCGCACAACTGCAGCTGGAAAATGGTCTGCCCCTCTACACTTTATCGATGCAGAGGACAGCCCACCAACAAACTGCAATGTCGACTATGACCGCGACTGCGGAAGTTCTGGGTGCTCTATCTCCGCTGTTGCCAACTACACTCAACGTGTAGGAGATAGCCGTCTGACAAAAGCAAACAAGGCTGAGGCTCTCAAGTTCCTCGTCCACTTTTTGGGTGATATCACCCAGCCACTGCACGATGAGGCCTACGAAGTTGGCGGAAACGATATCAAGGTCACCTTTAACGGGTACTCGGGTGATAATCTGCATTCAGACTGGGACACCTATATGCCCGAGAAGCTGATCGGTGGCCACGCCCTGACCGACGCGCAATCGTGGGCCAACACACTCATCTCTGATATCGTGTCTGGCTCTTACAAGTCCAaagctgcttcttggatCGCAGACAGCGACGTGACTGATCCCATCGGATCAGCTACGGCCTGGGCTTCAGATGCTAATGCTTTTGTCTGCACCGTTGTCATGCCCAACGGTGCTGCAGCCTTGCAGACAGGCGATCTCTACCCGACATATTACAACTCTGTGATCCCAACCATTGAGTTACAGATTGCCAAGGGCGGTTACCGCCTGGCCCATTGGCTGAACAGCATCTACTCTGCTAAGATTGCGACTCGTTCTACGCATAAGCTGAATGCGCGAAAGCCACTGCCAGACTTGATGGGAAGAGATCTGCTTCCTGCTGCCCGACCTTTGAGTCGTGCTAAGTTGGCGAGGGAGGCAATGAGTGGAAGCTGCTGTGGTTCAGGACATTCTCATTAG